A portion of the Halobacillus ihumii genome contains these proteins:
- the accD gene encoding acetyl-CoA carboxylase, carboxyltransferase subunit beta, which produces MLRDFFSKKKRYASIPSQEAKQDVPEGLMQKCPNCQKIFYRKELNRNQNVCPHCGHHHRLNAYERIDHLFDGDSFEEWDKYMISNNPLEFPDYEEKLEKDRKKSDLNEAVVTGKASLNGIPAALAVMDARFRMGSMGSVVGEKITNAIEQARKEKIPFIIFTASGGARMQEGVLSLMQMGKTSIALQRLHQEQGLFISIMTHPTTGGVSASFASLGDYNFAEPGALIGFAGRRIIEQTIREKLPDDFQTAEFLLEHGQLDRVIHRHDMKATLTTVLELHQTGGKVT; this is translated from the coding sequence TTGCTTAGAGATTTTTTCAGCAAGAAAAAAAGGTATGCATCCATTCCTAGTCAGGAAGCAAAGCAGGATGTACCTGAGGGTCTAATGCAAAAGTGTCCAAATTGTCAAAAGATATTTTATAGAAAAGAATTAAATAGAAACCAGAATGTTTGCCCGCATTGTGGTCATCATCACAGGCTAAATGCTTATGAAAGAATAGATCATTTGTTTGATGGTGACTCGTTTGAAGAATGGGACAAGTACATGATTTCAAATAATCCGCTGGAGTTTCCGGATTATGAAGAAAAACTGGAGAAAGATCGAAAGAAATCCGACTTAAATGAAGCTGTTGTGACTGGAAAAGCATCGTTGAATGGTATCCCTGCGGCATTAGCTGTTATGGATGCTCGTTTTCGGATGGGTAGTATGGGGTCAGTTGTAGGAGAGAAAATTACTAATGCAATCGAACAGGCCAGAAAGGAAAAAATTCCGTTTATTATCTTTACGGCCTCTGGCGGGGCGCGGATGCAAGAAGGTGTGCTAAGTCTTATGCAAATGGGGAAAACATCTATTGCACTACAGCGTCTGCACCAGGAACAAGGGTTGTTTATTTCGATCATGACACATCCAACTACGGGAGGCGTTTCAGCTAGCTTTGCTTCTTTAGGGGATTATAACTTCGCAGAGCCTGGTGCTTTAATTGGTTTTGCAGGGCGAAGGATTATCGAACAGACGATACGGGAGAAACTTCCAGATGACTTCCAAACCGCTGAGTTCTTGCTCGAGCACGGACAATTGGACCGAGTCATCCACCGTCATGATATGAAAGCAACACTGACTACGGTGCTTGAGCTGCATCAGACGGGAGGCAAAGTCACATGA
- the accA gene encoding acetyl-CoA carboxylase carboxyl transferase subunit alpha has product MKHVLEFEKPVVELREKIAELKRLTEDSEMDLSDEIVTLENRLEKLEKDVYDRMKPWDRVQMARHPERPTTLDYIEELFTDFLELHGDRLYGDDEAIVSGIAKFEERPVTVIGHQRGKDTKENIKRNFGMPHPEGYRKALRLMKQAEKFKRPIITFIDTKGAYPGRAAEERGQSEAIARNLMEMAGLTVPIVCIVIGEGGSGGALGLGIGDRIFMLENSTYSVISPEGAASILWKDSSLAQQAAESMKITAYDLKALNVIDEVIPEIRGGAHRDIKAQSDQIRKLLDGALKELYLNSEYDLLENRFNKYKKIGDYTHLDI; this is encoded by the coding sequence ATGAAGCACGTATTGGAGTTTGAAAAACCAGTAGTAGAGCTTCGGGAGAAAATAGCTGAACTAAAACGTTTAACAGAAGATAGTGAGATGGACTTAAGTGATGAAATCGTCACTTTAGAAAATCGATTGGAGAAGCTTGAGAAAGATGTGTACGATCGAATGAAACCTTGGGATAGAGTGCAAATGGCACGACACCCTGAGCGTCCGACGACTCTTGACTACATTGAGGAACTATTCACAGATTTTCTGGAACTTCATGGTGATCGTTTATACGGCGATGATGAAGCTATTGTCTCAGGTATTGCGAAGTTTGAGGAACGTCCGGTAACAGTTATTGGTCATCAACGTGGAAAAGATACGAAAGAAAATATCAAGCGGAACTTCGGTATGCCTCACCCGGAAGGTTATCGGAAAGCACTACGCTTAATGAAACAGGCTGAGAAGTTTAAACGTCCTATCATCACGTTTATTGATACCAAGGGTGCTTATCCCGGCCGAGCAGCAGAAGAACGCGGGCAAAGTGAAGCCATTGCCAGGAATCTAATGGAAATGGCTGGGCTTACTGTTCCAATTGTTTGTATTGTCATTGGTGAAGGAGGAAGCGGAGGTGCTTTAGGTCTAGGGATTGGTGATCGCATTTTTATGCTCGAGAATTCCACCTATTCCGTTATTTCACCGGAAGGAGCTGCGTCGATTCTGTGGAAGGATTCAAGCTTAGCTCAGCAAGCGGCTGAATCGATGAAGATCACGGCCTATGATTTAAAAGCTCTTAATGTTATTGATGAAGTAATTCCAGAAATTCGAGGCGGGGCTCATCGTGATATTAAGGCTCAATCAGACCAAATAAGGAAGCTGCTAGACGGTGCCTTGAAAGAGTTGTATTTGAACAGTGAGTATGATCTATTAGAAAATCGGTTTAATAAATATAAAAAAATTGGTGATTACACACATCTTGATATATAA